Proteins encoded by one window of Ralstonia sp. RRA:
- a CDS encoding SRPBCC family protein, whose amino-acid sequence MTTTIDSPTASTLRPLVISRTFPVSRDWVFTAWSTAEHIKRWFCPTHYTVPDATVEFRVGGKFDVCMRSPEGQDHWSRGHFVEIVPNARLVIDMNVVDADNRPLMNAHTVVTFAEEGGGTRMEVTQTHTPLAPIAEMMIKGAPEGWKQTLDKLEREAARVPLADGIKRSVVHATFTVERTYDAPRSRVFKALTDPAAKAKWFAGGNGYTLLVREMDATPGGREVVKGRWDSGVVSSFEALYHDVIPNERVVYSYVMHLDDRKISASLATLELRPAKDGSGGTHLVMTEQGAFLDGYDDAGSRERGSQFLLDMLGNSLKD is encoded by the coding sequence ATGACGACGACCATTGACAGCCCCACCGCTAGCACCCTGCGCCCGCTCGTGATCTCGCGCACCTTCCCCGTCTCGCGCGACTGGGTCTTCACGGCATGGAGCACCGCTGAACACATCAAGCGCTGGTTCTGCCCGACGCACTACACGGTGCCGGACGCGACGGTCGAGTTTCGCGTGGGTGGCAAGTTTGACGTGTGCATGCGCTCGCCCGAAGGGCAAGACCACTGGTCGCGCGGCCACTTTGTCGAGATCGTGCCCAACGCGCGCCTGGTGATCGACATGAACGTGGTGGACGCAGACAACCGCCCGCTGATGAACGCCCACACCGTCGTCACCTTTGCCGAAGAAGGGGGTGGCACGCGCATGGAAGTCACGCAAACCCACACGCCGCTCGCCCCGATTGCCGAGATGATGATCAAGGGCGCGCCCGAAGGCTGGAAGCAAACGCTCGACAAGCTGGAGCGCGAAGCCGCGCGTGTGCCGCTGGCCGATGGCATCAAGCGCTCGGTCGTACATGCCACCTTTACGGTCGAGCGTACGTACGATGCCCCGCGCTCACGCGTGTTCAAGGCGCTGACGGACCCTGCCGCCAAGGCCAAGTGGTTTGCCGGCGGCAACGGCTACACGCTGCTGGTGCGCGAGATGGATGCCACCCCCGGCGGCCGTGAAGTCGTCAAGGGCCGGTGGGACAGCGGTGTCGTCTCCAGCTTCGAGGCCCTGTACCACGACGTGATCCCCAACGAGCGCGTCGTCTACTCGTACGTGATGCACCTGGATGACCGCAAGATCTCCGCCTCGCTTGCCACGCTGGAACTGCGTCCGGCCAAGGATGGCTCGGGCGGCACGCACCTCGTCATGACCGAGCAAGGCGCCTTCCTTGATGGCTACGACGATGCTGGCTCGCGCGAGCGCGGCTCGCAGTTCCTGCTGGACATGCTGGGCAACTCGCTCAAGGACTGA
- a CDS encoding DUF4865 family protein: MLLAHYVHHLPADYDMTRLHARARQRGPLWDDAPELFFKAFLLRERGEFGATANAYSSLYLWKQDAAFRDFLVNGRYHVVTESFGRAPIHTQMALDARKGPAQMARFAYIEVEDIAPDVGLTDVFRRAIERNHEAAAQAGTVAAIVGVDTAAWRLTRVRLSETLPGDDEIATCHQLLHLAQPLLETLP, encoded by the coding sequence ATGCTGCTGGCCCACTACGTTCACCACCTGCCTGCGGACTACGACATGACGCGCTTGCACGCTCGTGCGCGTCAACGCGGCCCGCTGTGGGACGACGCGCCGGAACTGTTCTTCAAGGCCTTCCTGCTGCGTGAGCGTGGCGAGTTTGGTGCGACGGCCAATGCGTATTCGTCGCTGTATCTGTGGAAGCAGGATGCGGCGTTTCGCGACTTTCTGGTCAACGGCCGCTACCACGTCGTGACCGAGAGCTTTGGCCGCGCGCCCATCCATACGCAGATGGCGCTCGACGCCCGCAAGGGGCCGGCGCAGATGGCGCGCTTTGCCTATATCGAAGTTGAAGACATTGCGCCCGACGTGGGGCTGACGGATGTCTTCCGGCGCGCCATCGAACGCAACCATGAGGCCGCCGCGCAAGCCGGGACGGTGGCGGCAATCGTTGGTGTGGACACCGCGGCGTGGCGGCTGACCCGCGTGCGCTTGTCGGAGACTCTGCCGGGTGACGACGAGATCGCCACGTGCCACCAACTGCTGCATCTCGCGCAGCCGCTGCTGGAAACGCTGCCATGA
- a CDS encoding tautomerase family protein, with product MPLVQVSLRRGKPAAYHQAIFDGVYRAMRETFNVPEDDRFMVITEHDASTFSVSPTYFGIARSDDVVIIQITANNTRNLEQKQALYRRIVELLLEDPGVRPEDVFINLVEVLPENWSFGHGIAQYAVKTS from the coding sequence ATGCCTCTCGTTCAAGTGTCATTGCGGCGCGGCAAGCCCGCTGCCTATCACCAAGCCATTTTCGACGGCGTTTATCGCGCCATGCGCGAGACCTTCAACGTGCCGGAAGACGATCGCTTCATGGTGATCACCGAGCACGACGCCAGCACCTTCAGCGTCAGCCCCACGTACTTCGGTATCGCGCGCAGCGACGATGTGGTCATCATCCAGATCACCGCCAACAACACGCGCAACCTGGAGCAGAAGCAGGCGCTTTATCGCCGCATTGTCGAACTGCTGCTTGAGGACCCAGGCGTGCGGCCGGAAGACGTGTTCATCAACCTCGTGGAGGTGTTGCCAGAGAACTGGTCGTTCGGCCACGGCATCGCGCAGTACGCGGTCAAGACGAGCTGA
- a CDS encoding LysR substrate-binding domain-containing protein, whose translation MRMLDLEAVQAFVLTADLKSFTRAAEAMDSTQSAVSLKIKRLEDTLGRRLLERTPRLVRLSQDGSAFLGPARDLVAAHEGAMGSFGVERRRLSVGMSHHIVGAELPRLLRQMSRAEPALTLEIRIDSSREILDAFEDGALDAAVILRHDSRRTDGEVLMEEPFGWMAAPDFEHRSGEPLYLATQSEPCRVREMAVNVLDAAGIAWQEVFVGGGVGTIGAAVAAGLAVAALSRRVAPPGTIDVGESLGLPPLPPRSVVLHSRVADPVAKKALRTFSTTLRATAGR comes from the coding sequence ATGAGGATGCTCGATCTGGAGGCCGTACAAGCCTTCGTACTGACCGCCGACCTGAAGAGCTTCACGCGTGCCGCCGAGGCAATGGACTCCACTCAATCAGCCGTGAGCCTGAAGATCAAGCGGCTGGAAGACACGCTGGGCCGCCGCCTGTTGGAGCGCACGCCGCGCCTGGTGCGGCTGTCGCAGGACGGCAGCGCTTTTCTCGGGCCGGCACGCGACCTGGTGGCCGCGCATGAGGGTGCGATGGGCTCGTTCGGGGTGGAGCGGCGCCGGCTGTCGGTCGGCATGAGCCACCACATCGTCGGGGCGGAGCTGCCGCGCCTGCTGCGCCAGATGAGCCGGGCCGAACCTGCCCTGACGCTGGAAATCCGCATCGACAGCTCGCGGGAGATCCTCGACGCATTTGAAGACGGCGCACTGGATGCGGCCGTGATCCTGCGTCACGACAGCCGCCGCACCGATGGCGAAGTCCTCATGGAAGAGCCTTTCGGCTGGATGGCCGCCCCCGACTTTGAACACCGCAGCGGAGAACCGCTCTACCTTGCCACGCAGTCCGAGCCCTGCCGCGTGCGCGAGATGGCCGTCAACGTGCTGGATGCGGCGGGCATTGCGTGGCAGGAAGTGTTTGTCGGCGGCGGCGTGGGCACCATCGGCGCAGCCGTGGCGGCCGGATTGGCCGTGGCCGCTCTCAGCCGGCGCGTGGCACCGCCCGGCACCATCGACGTGGGTGAATCGCTCGGCCTGCCGCCGCTGCCACCGCGCAGCGTGGTGCTGCATTCTCGGGTGGCCGATCCGGTGGCAAAAAAGGCGCTGCGCACCTTCTCCACCACCCTGCGCGCAACGGCCGGGCGATAA
- a CDS encoding GyrI-like domain-containing protein: MKPRTIRDYHRRIARVIEAILADPAAPHTVQSLAEVAHLSPFHFHRIYRALTGEGVFETVQRVRLAQAAQRLTGAEDSVTDVALNVGYGSPQAFARAFREFTGVSPRAFQTRQQELIVPTTETAGLPPLELVELPPLSALCLRHEGPIATIRQTFIALWEALGIESTSLDAPDRIGICHGDPETPGSFEYFAGVILDTPRAITGRLQPMRIEGGLYASHRLIGPYALIAPTMQALYGRCLPSYGFEPDDRPTLELYRSPARHPVPSACVTDLMIPIRKE, translated from the coding sequence ATGAAACCCCGCACCATTCGCGACTACCACCGCCGCATCGCCCGCGTGATCGAGGCGATCCTGGCTGATCCCGCCGCCCCGCACACCGTGCAGAGCCTGGCGGAGGTCGCACACCTGTCGCCATTTCACTTCCACCGCATCTACCGCGCGCTCACCGGCGAGGGTGTGTTCGAGACCGTGCAGCGCGTGCGTCTGGCGCAGGCCGCCCAGCGCCTGACCGGAGCGGAAGATTCCGTCACCGACGTCGCCCTCAACGTCGGCTATGGCAGCCCACAGGCATTTGCCCGTGCGTTTCGCGAGTTCACGGGTGTGAGCCCGCGCGCCTTTCAAACTCGGCAGCAGGAACTGATCGTACCGACCACGGAAACCGCAGGCCTGCCGCCGCTCGAACTGGTCGAGCTGCCGCCCCTGAGCGCGCTGTGCCTGCGGCACGAAGGCCCGATCGCGACCATCCGCCAAACCTTCATTGCGCTATGGGAAGCGCTGGGCATCGAGAGCACGTCGCTAGACGCACCCGATCGCATCGGCATCTGCCATGGCGATCCGGAAACGCCCGGCTCGTTTGAGTACTTTGCGGGCGTTATTCTCGATACGCCACGCGCCATCACGGGCCGCCTGCAGCCGATGCGCATCGAAGGCGGCCTGTATGCCTCACACCGCCTCATCGGCCCCTACGCCTTGATCGCACCGACGATGCAAGCGTTGTATGGCCGCTGCCTGCCCAGCTACGGCTTCGAACCGGATGACCGGCCGACGCTGGAGCTGTACCGCAGTCCCGCCCGCCACCCAGTGCCGAGTGCGTGCGTGACCGACCTGATGATCCCCATCCGCAAGGAGTAA